gttcaataaacgtttatcctgttcgacccgcgacctaaggtgtgttctggattttttccccttgtacgattgagtttgacacccctggaaaTGTCTGAAAACAAGGTTAATTTCTGGTTTTGATTAAACACTGAGAACATAAAGCGGCCGTTGGGTTCTATAGATGAACAGGCGTCACACTGACTTGCTCTTGCGGTTGTAGTCGCGGATCTTATCCAGGAAGAGCTTCTGCACGGGGTCCAGCTCCTTGGCTTTGTTGAAGGCGACGGCGGAGAGGCCGACGTTCCTGCGCAGCGTCAGGCTGACGGCAGAGCGCAGCACGGAGGACAGCTGGAACAGCCGGTGGAGCGCCATCTGCAGGGAGGAGGACGCCACAAGACGCTCTGCTTAATGTCCTCACTCAAAGATAACACACACGCCATCCACCagaattcaagtttttttttttttttaaataaatcagggaacaaaataaataatccttCAGGCAGAATTGTTAAAATTAATCTCTTTTTTGCTAAACTGAATGTTGAGTTTTTCTGCGAACagtaaataaagttaataattTCAACACTTGTAAGTGTTTTCGTTAAACTTGAGGAAACAAGTTTGTGTGGGAAGATTTCAAATCTAGAGGCCTCTCTggaccacttcctgtttcttcttctttttcaaaaaaaaaaataaataaaatttaaaaaggtgACCTTCTATTATCTGTAATAATATTAATTAGGATGGATTTTTCATGTCCTTGTTTAGAATTTCCATGCAAATTGTGTTAAGTAAcatattttgggggaaaaaaatggccatttatgaaaaaaaagtagagctattttttaataaaagaggtaaaaaaaaccACTGAAATTAAGATGGATTAAAATATCTCCTTTGGTTAAGGCTATGCCCTTTTTTGGAagtttatgtttacattttaattaattacttatacatacaaaaaagcaataaatttaacattcaaacaaatatttaacacCACAAAAGCTAAttaatt
This Oryzias melastigma strain HK-1 linkage group LG2, ASM292280v2, whole genome shotgun sequence DNA region includes the following protein-coding sequences:
- the atp5pf gene encoding ATP synthase-coupling factor 6, mitochondrial, translated to MALHRLFQLSSVLRSAVSLTLRRNVGLSAVAFNKAKELDPVQKLFLDKIRDYNRKSKTTGGIVDAGPAYQKNLSDEVSKLQRLYGGGDMDKFPDFKFTEPKLVEGAK